Proteins encoded together in one Amphiprion ocellaris isolate individual 3 ecotype Okinawa chromosome 14, ASM2253959v1, whole genome shotgun sequence window:
- the mrpl22 gene encoding 39S ribosomal protein L22, mitochondrial → MRRRKESNMATAMTGRGFIGSIYGLLQTRLPVLGGGPLQLSCLHTSSSLESKSWERRNLKVYPPQLPDEPRRPAEIHHSRRQIKYSKDKLWYLAKMIRGMSVDEAIAQLEFNDKKGAKIMKEVLLEAQEMAVKNHNVEYKSNLYVAESYSGKGKYLKRIRYHGRGMFGIMDKVYCHYFVKLVEGSPPRKEERTSLDQAKEYVQSLKSRTIIHSL, encoded by the exons ATGCGACGTCGTAAAGAGTCCAACATGGCGACTGCAATGACCGGACGTG gttttattgGGAGTATATATGGGCTGTTACAAACACG ACTACCGGTTCTGGGTGGTGGCCCTCTGCAGCTCTCATGTCTCCACACCAGCAGTTCACTAGAATCAAAGAGCTGGGAGAGGAGGAACCTGAAAGTGTATCCGCCTCAGCTGCCAGATGAACCTCGCAGACCAGCA GAGATCCACCACAGCAGGAGGCAGATTAAATACAGCAAAGATAAGCTATGGTACCTGGCTAAAATG aTCCGAGGGATGAGCGTCGATGAGGCCATCGCACAGCTGGAGTTCAACGACAAGAAAGGAGCAAAAATCATGAAAGAG GTCCTTCTGGAAGCTCAAGAGATGGCAGTCAAGAATCACAATGTAGAATACAAATCCAACCTGTATGTAG CCGAGTCCTACTCCGGTAAGGGGAAGTACCTGAAGCGGATCCGGTACCACGGCAGGGGGATGTTCGGCATCATGGACAAAGTCTACTGCCACTATTTCGTCAAACTGGTGGAGGGTTCGCCACccaggaaggaggagaggaccAGCTTGGACCAGGCCAAAGAGTACGTCCAGAGCCTGAAGAGCCGAACCATCATCCACAGCCTGTAG